In a single window of the Rhineura floridana isolate rRhiFlo1 chromosome 3, rRhiFlo1.hap2, whole genome shotgun sequence genome:
- the LOC133380854 gene encoding zinc finger protein 345-like, with the protein MEQYVLLDPRQRALYRDVMQESYETLMALEFPLAKPDLFSRLEGGDEAATFDLQEQGVMPPGQDGSPADAAVVTAGGKRDLLPSISGNMEEENLPTQKDSREAEPAAESPGDVDPSSVVQAESPLLPPPPSLPPPPPPPNPNICQECGKTFSHKSALVKHQKIHTGEKPYECDECGKSFIQRSDLTIHQRTHTGERPYQCPDCGKSFSVSSTLLTHKRIHAPSGEKPNRCPECGKCFSDPAVLERHRKSHAGEKPHECVDCGKSFAWSSHLERHRRIHTGEKPYKCHECGRAFAWSSHLDRHMRIHAISALPEEAPPSKCADCGKRVSHITHPHRFKHKGTQTPLEYQEAEVTEGEKEWPYQCALCGKGFSQSSKLLRHQCVHTGEKPYQCLECGRRFSWCSALLKHQHVHSKDRPYSCPECARGFRDSASLAKHQLSHTCGNSHQCPDCDKSFGWRSHLERHRRIHTGAHPHGCGECGKTLALGATLATHRHLRNAEAKLHQCPECGKGFSTATVLERHRRLHRGEKPYQCEVCGKGFPWSSHFDRHQLSHTGEKPFPCAYCGKCFGRSSHRNRHQRVHTITEGQDQPQSNQDEALLATAAPNWWEGEGERRAPLRQQEVWPSALDSAGPFQWTAKSPDDAWRTIGGKGLGQGAESLTDSAESWTQPPPRVATTNLP; encoded by the exons ggcaagatggttctCCTGCAGATGCCGCTGTGGTGACAGCTGGGGGAaagagggatttactcccat CAATCAGTGGCAATATGGAGGAAGAGAATCTTCCTACACAGAAAGATTCCAGAGAGGCAGAGCCTGCAGCTGAGAGTCCCGGGGATGTTGATCCAAGCAGCGTGGTCCAGGCTGAGagccccctgctcccccctcctccttccttgccCCCTCCTCCGCCACCTCCCAACCCCAACATCTGCCAGGAATGTGGCAAAACCTTCAGCCACAAGTCCGCTTTGGTGAAACACCAGAagatccacacaggagagaaaccctatGAGTGTGATGAATGTGGGAAGAGTTTCATCCAACGGTCAGACCTGACCATCCAccagagaacccacacaggggagcgGCCGTATCAGTGCCCTGACTGCGGGAAGAGTTTCAGCGTCAGCTCCACCCTGCTGACTCACAAGCGAATCCATGCGCCAAGTGGCGAAAAGCCCAACCGCTGCCCCGAGTGTGGGAAGTGCTTCAGCGACCCAGCAGTTCTGGAGCGGCACCGCAAGAGCCACGCTGGAGAGAAACCCCATGAGTGTGTGGACTGCGGGAAAAGTTTCGCCTGGAGCTCCCACCTGGAGAGGCACCGccgaatccacacaggggagaagccatacaaGTGCCATGAATGTGGGCGGGCATTTGCATGGAGCTCACACCTGGACCGTCACATGCGAATCCATGCCATCTCGGCTCTGCCTGAGGAGGCACCGCCCTCTAAATGCGCGGATTGTGGCAAGCGGGTCAGCCACATCACTCACCCTCATCGCTTCAAGCACAAGGGCACCCAGACCCCTCTGGAGTACCAGGAGGCGGAGGTGACAGAAGGGGAAAAGGAGTGGCCCTATCAGTGCGCACTGTGTGGGAAGGGCTTCAGCCAGAGTTCCAAGTTGCTCAGGCACCAGTGcgtccacacaggggagaagccgtaccagtgcttagaatgtgggcGGCGGTTTAGCTGGTGCTCTGCCCTCCTCAAGCACCAGCATGTCCACAGCAAAGACAGGCCTTACTCCTGTCCAGAATGCGCCCGGGGCTTCAGGGACTCTGCCTCTCTGGCCAAGCACCAGCTCAGTCACACTTGTGGGAACTCTCACCAGTGTCCTGACTGTGACAAAAGCTTTGGGTGGAGGTCTCATTTGGAGAGGCATCGGCGGATCCACACTGGGGCCCATCCCCATGGCTGTGGGGAGTGTGGCAAGACCTTGGCTTTGGGTGCTACACTGGCCACCCACCGGCACCTCCGCAATGCTGAGGCCAAGCTTCATCAGTGCCCCGAATGCGGGAAAGGGTTTAGCACCGCAACTGTGTTGGAACGTCACCGCCGGCTGCATCGTGGCGAGAAGCCCTACCAGTGTGAGGTCTGTGGCAAAGGATTTCCTTGGAGCTCACACTTTGATCGCCACCAGCTCTCGCACACTGGAGAGAAGCCGTTTCCTTGTGCCTACTGTGGGAAGTGTTTTGGCCGCAGCTCCCATCGCAACCGGCACCAACGTGTGCACACCATCACTGAGGGCCAAGACCAGCCACAGAGCAACCAAGATGAGGCTTTGCTGGCAACAGCTGCCCCCAActggtgggagggggaaggagaaaggagggcTCCGCTGAGGCAGCAGGAAGTCTGGCCATCTGCCCTAGATTCAGCCGGCCCTTTCCAGTGGAcagccaaatctcctgatgatgcatGGAGGACCATAGGGGGAAAGGGCCTGGGGCAAGGGGCTGAGAGTCTGACAGACTCTGCCGAAAGCTGGACCCAGCCCCCTCCGCGAGTTGCCACTACTAACCTCCCTTGA